CACCGGGGTATCGGCGGACAGGGGACGGCCCGGCCACGACGCAACGGTCCTTGGGACCGGGCGAGGGTTCGTACCCCCACCTGGTCCCGTAGCGGGCAAGGCTACTTGGCGGAGGCGTCCTTGTCGCCACCCACCGTGGCCTCGGTCTTCTCCGCCTCGTCGGCGGTCTTCTCGAACGCGACCGGAGTGTCCTCAACGGTCGTTTTGTCCGAGTCCACGACAACGGCGGTAGCCTCGTCGTCCTCGGAGCCCTCGGCCTCGTCCGTCTCCGGCTCGTCGCCGTGGACGATGCGGTTGTACTCGACCGGGTCGAGGACCTGGGCGATGGCCTGCTTGGTGTAGAGCGCGTACACGCCGGGGGCGACCTCGAGCTCGACGGCCTCGTCCGTCACGTCCTTGACCAGCGCGTACATGCCGCCGATGGTGCGGACGCCGGCACCCGGCTCCAGCCGGTTGCGCATTTCCTGCGCCTGCTGCTGACGCTTCTTGTTGCTGCGCATCGTCAGCAGCATGAAGCCGCCCAAGATGACGACGATGAAGAGAAGGGGATTGGCACCCACGGCGTACTGTCCTTTGCGAGGCCGCGAAGGAGGCGGCCGGTCGGTGAATCGGTCCCGCCCCGAGGGGGCGGCGGGCGGAGTCTAGGGGACTCCCAATGGTTCAACAACGTCCAGCATGTCATCTGGGTGAGGCGAATGGCGAGCGTCGCGACGCACCTGACGTGTCCCGGCCCGGATTCTCGCCCCGCGGCGGCGTCGAAACAGGCCCGGACCGGCCCCGCTGGTCACTCCCCCGAGGCTCCGAACAGCTCGGTCTGGGCGGGCACCGCGCCCGCGGCCTGCTGCGGCGGCGTGAGCCCGAGATGCTGCCAGGCGGCCGCCGTGGCGATCCGGCCGCGCGGGGTCCGGGCCAGCAGACCCTCCCTGACCAGGAACGGCTCGGCGACCTCCTCGACCGTCTCGGCCTCCTCCCCCACCGCCACCGCCAGCGTCGACAGGCCCACCGGGCCGCCGCCGAAAAGCTTCAGCAGCGCGTGCAGCACCGCCCGGTCCAGCCGGTCCAGGCCCTTGGCGTCGACCTCGTAGACCGCCAGCGCCGCGCCGGCGATCTCCTCGGTGATCAGGCCGTCGTGCCGGACCTGGGCGTAGTCGCGGACCCGGCGCAGCAACCGGTTCGCGATACGCGGCGTGCCGCGCGAGCGGCGGGAGATCTCCGCGGCGCCCTTCGGGTCTATCTCCACGTCCAGCAGCCGGGCCGAGCGGTGGATCACCCGTTCCAGCTCCTCGGGCGCGTAGAACTCCATGTGGCCGGTGAAGCCGAAACGGTCGCGCAGCGGCGGCGGCAGCAGCCCGGCCCGGGTGGTCGCGCCGACCAGGGTGAACGGCGGCAGCTCCAGCGGGATCGCGGTCGCGCCGGGGCCCTTGCCGACGATCACGTCGACCCTGAAGTCCTCCATCGCCATGTAGAGCATCTCCTCGGCGGGCCGGGACATGCGGTGGATCTCGTCGAGGAAGAGCACCTCCCCCTCGGTGAGCGAGGAGAGGATCGCCGCGAGGTCTCCGGCGTGCTGGATCGCCGGGCCGGAGGTGATCCTGATGGGCGCGTTCATCTCGGCCGCGATGATCATCGACAGCGTGGTCTTGCCGAGCCCGGGCGGGCCGCTGAGCAACACGTGGTCGGGGGTCGAGGCGCGGTGCCTGGCGGCCTGGAGCACCAGCGACAGCTGTTCGCGCACCCGCTCCTGACCGATGAACTCGTCCAGCTCACGCGGGCGCAGCGCCGCCTCGACGGCCCGGTCCTCGCCGTCTGCGGCAGCGGTGACCAGCCGGTCTCCGGCGGCGTCGTCGTACATCGGGGCTCGGCTCCTCGGTCGTCGGCGGTACGGATCAGCGGGTGCGGTTGCGGGTCTGCAGGGCGCTGCGCAGCAGGGTGGAGACGTTGGGTTTCTCCGCGGCCTCGGCCTCGGGGGTGACCGCGACCACCGCCTCGTCCGCCTCCCGCGGCGCGAAGCCGAGCCCGACCAGTGCGGCGTGCAGCTGGTCCTGCCAGGGCGCGGGCCCCACCGCGAGCGGCGCCTGCGGCTGGCTCGGGACGGCGCCGGTGGGCGCGCCGAGCCGGTCCTTGAGCTCGATCAGCAGCTTCTGCGCGCCCTTGGGGCCGATCCCCGGTACGGCGGTCAGCGCCTTGGCGTCCCCCCGGGCGACGGCGACCCTGAGCGCCTCCGGGCTGTGCACGGCGAGCATCGCCTGCGCGACCTTGGGCCCGATCCCGCTGGCGGTCTGCAGCAGTTCGAAGGTGTGCCGCTCGTCGTCGTCGGCGAAGCCGTACAGGGTGAGCGAGTCCTCCCTGACCACGAGCGAGGTGGCGACCCGCGCCTCCTGGCCCAGTCGCAGGCCGGCCAGGGTGCCGGGCGCGCAGTGCACGAGCATCCCGACGCCGCCGACCTCGATCACGGCGCTGCTCGGCGTGAGCGCGGCCACCGGGCCGCTGACGAAGGCGATCATGACCTACCGGTCCTGTTCTGGGCCGCGACGGCGGCGGCGATCCGGTTGTTGGCGGTACCGCGCCAGATGTGGCAGATGGCGAGCGCGAGGGCGTCGGCGGCGTCGGCGGGCTTGGGCGGGGCGTCGAGCCGGAGGATCCGGGTAACCATGGCCCCGACCTGCGCCTTCTCGGCGCGCCCGCTGCCGGAGACGGCGGCCTTGACCTCGCTGGGCGTGTGCAGGGTGACCGGTATCCCGCGGCGCGTCGCACAGAGCATGGCCACGGCACTGGCCTGGGCGGTGCCCATCACGGTGCGGACGTTGTGCTGGGCGAAGACCCGCTCGATGGCGACGAGATCGGGCCGGTGGGCGTCGAACCAACCCTCCAGGCCCTCCTCGATCGCGTGCAGCCGCAGGGGCACGTCGAGCTCGGCGGGCGTCCGCACGACGCCGCAGGCGACCATGGTCAACACCCGCCCGGGCGCGCCGTCGACGACCCCGACCCCACAGCGGGTCAAGCCTGGATCCACCCCGAGAACACGCATGTCGGCAGGCTATCTGTTCCCACCGACAGAACCCCCAAGGGGCACGAGGAACCCTGCGGAGACCTCAGCAGACCTCAGGGGCGCGGGGAACGGCGCGAGAAACCACCCTGCGCGGATGGCCCTGTCCGATGAGGACCATCCACACGCCGGTGGCTTGTCGCGCCGTTCCCCGCGCCCCTGAGGCGGTGCAACTGACCCGCTGCTGTAAGCCCTACTCGGCGTCGAGCTCGGCCTCGACCTCGGGGGTGAGGTCGAAGTTGGCGAAGACGTTCTGGACGTCGTCGCTGTCCTCGAGCGCGTCGATCAGCTTGAAGATCTTGCGCGCGCCGTCCGCGTCCAGCTGGACCTGGACGGAGGGGACGAAGTTGGCCTCGGCCGAGTCGTAGTCGATGCCCGCGTCGACCAGCGCCGTGCGGACCGCGACCATGTCGGACGCCTCGGTCTGGACCTCGAAGGCGTCGCCGATGTCGGTGACGTCCTCCGCGCCGGCCTCGAGGGTGACCTCCATGACCCGGTCCTCGTCGACCTTCTCGGCCTTGGGGACGACGATGACGCCCTTGCGGCTGAACATGTACGAGACCGAGCCCGGGTCGGCCATGCTGCCGCCGTTGCGGGTCATCGCGACGCGGACGTCGGACGCGGCGCGGTTGCGGTTGTCGGTGAGGCACTCGATCAGGACCGCCACGCCGTTGGGGCCGTAGCCCTCGTACATGATGGTCGCGTAGTCGGCGCCGCCGGCCTCCGCACCGGAGCCGCGCTTGACGGCGCGGTTGATGTTGTCGATCGGGACCGAGCTCTTCTTCGCCTTCTGGATGGCGTCGTAGAGGGTCGGGTTACCGGCGGGGTCGCCACCGCCGGTGCGGGCCGCCACCTCGATGTTCTTGATCATCTTGGCGAAGAGCTTGCCGCGCTTCGCGTCGATGACGGCCTTCTTGTGCTTGGTGGTAGCCCACTTGGAGTGGCCGGACATCGAGTTGCTCCTTAAAACAGCACCAGGTGGAAGTGAACGAACGGATCAGATCCTACCGTCACCGGCCAGGTCACTCGCTGTGCGAGCCGGCGGCGCGGACCATGTCCACGAAATACGCGTGCACGCGGTGGTCGCCGGTCAGCTCCGGATGGAACGAGGTCGCCAGCAGGTTGCCCTGACGGACCGCCACCACGTGCTCGGCGTCAGTGCCCTTGTACAGCGCGGCCAGGACCTCGACGCCCTCGCCGACCGACTCGACCCAGGGGGCGCGGATGAAGACCCCGTGCACCGGACCGCCGGACTCGGACAGGCCGGCGAAGTCGACGCCCTGCTCGAAGGACTCGTTCTGCCGCCCGAAGGCGTTGCGGCGCACGACCATGTCGATGCCGCCGACCGTCTCCTGGTCGTCGCGGCCGTCGAGGATCTTGTCCGCCAGCATGATCATGCCGGCGCAGGTCCCGTAGACCGGCATGCCGGCGGCGACGCGGGCGCGCAGCGGCTCCATCACGCCGAAGAGCAGCGCCAGCTTGGACATGGTGGTGGACTCGCCGCCGGGGATGACCAGCGCGTCGACCTCCGCCAGCTCCTCGGGACGGCGGACGGGGCGCGCCAGCGCGTCGGCCTCGGCCAGCGCGACCAGGTGCTCGCGCACGTCGCCCTGGAGGGCGAGGACACCGACGACGGGGGTGGAGCTGGACACGGGGACGACCTCTTCTTGACTGCTCGAAAGTCCGGGGAACCGGCGCGGGTAGGGGTGAACGGAGGGAGCCCCGCCCCAAGCGGGGACGGGGCTACCACACGGGACGAGCGGGGATTACCAGCCGCGGTTGGCGTAGCGCTCGGTCTCGGGCAGGGTGTCGCAGTTGATGCCGACCATGGCCTCGCCCAGGTTGCGGGAGGCGTCCGCGATGATCTTCGGGTCGTCGTAGAAGGTGGTGGCCTTCACGATGGCGGCGGCGCGCTTGGCCGGGTCGCCCGACTTGAAGATGCCGGAGCCGACGAAGACGCCCTCGGCGCCCAGCTGACGCATCAGCGCGGCGTCGGCCGGGGTGGCCACGCCGCCCGCGGAGAAGAGCACGACGGGGAGCTTGCCCAGCTCGGCGACCTCGGCGACCAGCTCGTACGGGGCGCGCAGCTCCTTGGCCGCGGCGTAGAGCTCGTTGTTGTCGCAGCCGCGCAGCTTGGCGATCTCGCCCTTGATCTGACGCAGGTGGCGGACGGCCTCGACCACGTTGCCGGTGCCGGCCTCGCCCTTGGAGCGGATCATGGCCGCACCCTCGGCGATGCGGCGCAGCGCCTCGCCCAGGTTGGTGGCGCCGCAGACGAACGGGGTGGTGAAGGCGAACTTGTCCGAGTGGTTGACCTCGTCGGCCGGGGTGAGCACCTCGGACTCGTCGATGTAGTCGACGCCGAGCGCCTGCAGCACCTGGGCCTCGACGAAGTGGCCGATACGCGACTTGGCCATGACCGGGATCGAGACCGCGCCGATGATCTCCTCGATCATGTTCGGGTCCGACATGCGGGCCACGCCGCCGTCCTTGCGGATGTCGGCGGGGACGCGCTCCAGGGCCATGACGGCCACGGCGCCCGCGTCCTCGGCGATCTTCGCCTGCTCGGCGTTGACCACGTCCATGATCACACCGCCCTTGAGCTGCTCGGCCATGCCACGCTTGACGCGGGCGGTGCCGACGGCAGGCTGGTCGGAGGTGAAGGGGGTGTTGGTGGACACGAATGACCTCACTGAAGACGCGGATTCGGTGCGATAAGCCCAATGGTAGGCCCGTATCGACCTTATCCGATGCTCCACCCGGTCCAGCGGGGCACCACGGACTCCTCCACTCCGTAGTACCCCGCCGGGCCGTTCGAGTGCGTAACGTACGTCAGCTGAGCCTGACCCGCGGGTCGAGCACCGCGTAGAGAAGGTCCACGACGATGTTGGCCACGACGATGAAGACCGCCGCCAGCAGCACCGTGGCGATGACCACCGGCTGATCCTCCCGGGTGACGGAGATGACGGCGAGCTGACCGAGCCCGGGCAGACCGAAGATCCGCTCGGTCACGATCGCGCCGCCGAGCAGCCCGGCGAGGTCGATGCCGAACTGCGTCACCGCCGGCGTGAGCGCCGCCCGCAGCGCATGCCGGACGGTGACCCGGCGCTTGGGCAGGCCTTTGGACCTGGCCGTCCGGATGTAGTCCTCCCCCAGCACCTCCAGCATCTGGCTGCGGGTGAGCCGGACGTAGGTGGCGGCGGTGATGAAGGCCAGCGCGAACCAGGGCAGCAGCAGGTGGTGCGCCCACTCCAGCGGGTCGTCGGTGATCCCGACGTAGCCGCTCGGCGGGAACCAGGCGAGCCCGGCCACGGTCAGCCGGAAGAAGAGGACGTTCAGCAGCAGGATGCCGATCAGGAACGAGGGCATCGAGACGCCGATCAGCGCGAAGATCGTGCCCCCGCGGTCCAGCAGCGTCCGCGGCCGCAGGGCCGAGAGCACACCGAGGGAGACCCCGCCGATCAGCCAGAGCACCGAGGCGCCCAGAGCCAGGGAGAGGGTGGGCGGCAGGGCGTTCGAGAGCAGCTTGGCGACCGGCTCGGAGTTGTAGTACGAGTAGCCGAGATTGCCGTGCACCAGCCGGTCGAGGAAGTGCCAGTACTGGACCTGGAGCGGCTGGTCCAGGCCCAACTGCTGGCTGACCAGCTGGACCTGCTGCGCGGAGCAGAGCCGTCCGCAGATCTGCCGGGCCACGTTGTTCGGGGCCACGAAGAAGATCCCGAAGGTGAACAGGCTGATCAGCCAGAGCACCAGGACTCCGGAGAGCAGCCGTCGGATGAGGTACCGCAGCATCGTCGAGCCTCCCGCTCAGTCCTGGAACAGACGCCCGGCGCGCGGGTCCAGCGCGTCGCGGACCCCGTCCCCGAGCAGGTTGAAGGCCAGCGTCGTCAGCAGCAGCGCCAGTCCGGGGAAGAGCGGGAACCACCAGGCGACCTGGTAGAAGTCCTGCGAGTCGCTGAGCATGTTGCCCCAGGTCGGGGTCGGCAGCGGGACGCCGAGTCCGAGGAACGACAGCGTCGCCTCGAAGACGACGGCGATCGGGATCAGCAGCGTGGTGTAGACGATCACCGGGGCGAGCAGATTGGGCAGCACGTCGACGAACATGATCCGCAGGTCGCCCGCGCCGAGCGAGCGCGCCGACTCGATGTACTCCTTCTCCCTGATGGAGAGCGTCTGCCCGCGCACGATGCGCCCGACCGCCGCCCAGGAGAAGAAGGCGATGACGAAGACGGACAGCGCGAGGCTGCTGCCGTAGATCGAGACCAGGGCGATCGCGAACAGCAGGAAGGGGAAGGAGAGCACCACGTCCATCGCCCGGGACAGGAAGCTGTCCACCGCTCCGCCGAAGTACCCGGCGGCCAGGCCCACCAGCACGCCGATGGCGATCGCCATCAGCGTCGAGGCGACGCCGACCAGCAGCGAGATCCGGCTGCCGTAGATGACGCGGACCAGGATGTCGCGGCCGAGGTTGTCGGTGCCCAGCAGGTGGCGGCCGTTCGGGGCGACGGGCAGACCGTCGACGGTGATCCCGTGGTCGCGGTCCTGGTCGGCCGGGCCGTAGCCGATCAGATGGGCCAGCAGCGGAGCGCTGAGCGCGACCACCACCAGCAGCAGGATGAAGACGGCGGAGATCATCGCGGCCCGGTCCTTGCGCAGGTGCAGCCAGGCGAGCTGCCAGGGGCTGCGCCCCTCGATGCCCGTTGCGCTGGGGGACTCGGCACCGGCGGTCGGCGTAAGAGCCGTGTCGGCACTCATGAGGCGCGCTCCTCCTCGGGGATGGTCGCGGTCACCCGGGTCAGGTCCTCACCCGGCTCGACCGGGAAGTGACAGGCCGTCAGGTGCGAGTCCGGGTCGCCCGCACGGGCGACCAGCGGCGGGGCCTGCTCCACGCAGACCAACTGCGCCTTGGGGCAGCGCGGGTGGAAGCGGCAGCCGGTCGGCGGGTTGATCGGCGAGGGCACGTCGCCGGCCAGCACGATCCGCTGCCGGGCCGCGGACTGGTCGGGGTCGGCCACGGAGGCCGCCGAGAGCAGGGCGTTGGTGTAAGGGTGGCGCGGACTGCTGTGCAGGTCCTCCGAGTCGGCCAGCTCCACCACCTGCCCGAGGTACATCACCGCGATCCGGTCGCTCACGTGCCGTACCACGGACAGGTCGTGGCTGATGAACACGTAGGTGAGGCCGAACTCGTGCTGCAGGTCGTCGAGCAGGTTGATGACCTGCGCCTGGATCGACACGTCCAGGGCGGAGACCGGCTCGTCGGCGACGATCAGGCTGGGCCGCAGCGCGAGCGCGCGCGCGACGCCGATGCGCTGCCGCTGGCCGCCGGAGAAGTCGGCGGGGAACCGGTTGTAGTGCTCGGGGTTGAGGCCCACGAGCTCCATCAGCTCTTGGACCTTGCCCTTGCGCTCGCCGCGCTCCCCCTCGTCGTGGATGGCGAAGGGGTCGCCGATGATCGAGCCGACCCGGCGGCGCGGGTTGAGCGAGCCGTAGGGGTCCTGGAAGATCATCTGCATCCGGCGCCGGTAGGGCCTGACCTGGGTCCGGCTCAGCCTGGTGATGTCGTCGCCCTCGAACACGATCTGCCCGGAGGTGAGTTCGTGCAGCCGGGTGATGCAGCGCGCCAGCGTGGACTTCCCGCATCCGGTCTCGCCGACCAGGCCCAGCGTCTCGCCGCGCCGCACCTGGAGGTTGACGCCCTCGACGGCGTGGACCCTGCCGATCTCGCGCTTGAAGATGATGCCCTGCTTGATCGGGAAGTACTTGACCGCGTCGCGTATCTCGACCAGCGGCTCGGAGACGTCGCGCGGCGACGCCTCCTTCCGCATGGAGGGAACCGTGGGTGACTGGTCGTCGGTCATGCCGCGCCTCCCTGAAGTGCCGTCCTGCCGAGCGCACTGGCCGCGCGGCGTCCCTCCTTGGCCTCCTCCGACGCGCCCAGCAGATGGCCGGGCAGCCAGCAGGCGGAGGTGTGGCCCTCGCCGTCGTCGACGGGCTGCAGATCGGGCTGCTCCTGGCTGCACCGGTCCATCGCGAAGGCGCAGCGCGGGTGGAAGGCGCAACCCGAAGGCAGCCTGATCAGGCTCGGCGGCTGGCCGCTGATCGGCCGAAGCCGGTCGCCGGCCGCGCTGGAGGACGGGATCGACTCCAACAGGCCGTTGGTGTAAGGGTGGTGAGGGCGGTAGTAGAGTCCGCGGCGGTCCGCCCGCTCGGCGGCCCGGCCCGCGTACATCACCAGCACCTCGTCGGCCAGACCGGCGATCACCCCGAGGTCGTGGGTGATCATGATCAGCGCCATGCCGTTCTCCTGCTGGAGCCGGAGCAGCAGATCCAGGATCTGCGCCTGCACGGTGGCGTCCAGCGCGGTGGTCGGCTCGTCGGCGATGACCAGCTTGGGGTTGAGGGCCAGGGCCATGGCGATCAGCGCGCGCTGGCGCATGCCGCCGGAGAACTGGTGCGGGTAGTCGTCCACGCGGCGCTCGGGCTGCGGGATGCCGACCATCCCGAGCAGGTCGATCGCGCGACGCCTGGCCACGGCCTTGCCGACCTGCTCGTGGGCGCGGATCATCTCCACGATCTGCCAGCCCACCTTGTAGAGCGGGTGCAGGCTGGAGAGCGGGTCCTGGAAGATCGCGGCCATCTGGGCGCCGCGCAGCTCGCGGAGTTCCTGCTCGCCCATGGTGAGCAGGTCCTGGCCGGCGAACCTGGCGCCGCCGCTGACCTTGGCGCCGGTGGTGAGGCCGAGCAGCGTCTGGGTGCAGACGCTCTTGCCCGATCCTGACTCGCCGACGATGCCGAGGGTCTGGCCGGCGTCCAGTTCGAAGGAGACCCCTCGAACCGCCTGGACTTCTCCGTCGACGGTTCGGAAGGACACATGGAGGTCCGAGACCTCGAGAAGCTTCATCGCGCCTCACAGCTGGGGAGTCAGGCGGTGCGGAGAACCCAGCCGGGGGGATCACGGCCGGGTGGGCCTGCGGGACCCGCCCGGCACGGGGTCACCGTGCCGGGCGGGTCGGGGTGGCGTGGGCCAGGACGCCTCCGTCCGGGCCCTCACCGCTGTCAGCTGCCGCCGGTGAGCCACGCCTCGGTGACGTCGTAACTCTGCGAGAACGACTCGAAGATGGCGTTGTGCACCCGGTCCGACCGGAACACCGGGTCGCTCTGCGACTGGAACGGGATGATCGCCGCGATGGACATCAGCTGCTGGTCGGCCTTGTGCCAGATCGGCGCGGCGGCCGTCGCGTCGGGCGCGGCCAGCGCCTGGTCGATCAGCGCGTTGGTGGTCGCGTCGTTGACGTCGCCCCAGTCGGTGGAACCCGGGCCGTAGGCGCGGCCGTCGAAGAGCGGCTGGATGGTGGCGCGGCCGTTGTTGCCGAACCAGTCCGGGATCCAGCCGGGCTCACTGATGTCCCAGTTGCCCGCCGCGGACGACTTCGGGTCGTTGAGGTACTTGCCGTAGTAGTCGCCGCCCGAGACCGAGATGATCTGGGTGGTGACGCCGCAGGCCTTGAAGTCGGCCTGGATGGACTGGGCCACCGCCGGGTGCTTGCCCGAGTTGCGGGCCAGGTCCTTCAGCACCAGGCCGTTCGGGTAACCGGCCGCCGCCAGCATCGACTTGCACTTGGCCGGGTCGCCCTTGCTGTCGGGCGTCGCGTACGGGTCGTACTTCTCGTAGCCGACGCTGCCGGGCGGGATGATCTGGCCCAGCGGGGTGTTCAGCGAGGGACCGCCGTAGATCTGGCCCAGCGCGACCTTGTCGACCGCGTACTCCAGCGCCTGCCGGACGGCCGGCTTGGCCAGCGCGCTGTTGCTGTTGGGGCTCTGGAAGTTGAAGATCAGGAACGGGTTGCTGACCCCGGAGGTGTAGATGCCGAGGCGCGCGTCCTTGGTCGCCTTCAGCGCCGGGACGTTGGCGGTCGGCACCGTGGTGTCGAACTCCATGTCCGCCGCGCCGGCCTGGATCTGCTGCTGGACGGCGGCCTCGTCCTGGCCCTCGGTGACCTGGATGTGGTCGACGTAGGCGTCACGGACCGGGTCGGACGCCTTGGTCCAGGCCGGGTTCCGGTCGAGCTTGATCGACTGGTTGGCCGTGTACGAGACGATCTGGTACGGGCCGTCCGAGATCGTGTGGGACCGGAAGTTCGCGTCGTCCGGCAGGTACGCCAGGTACTCCTGCGGCGCGGGCGAGGAGAACGGCATCGCCAGGATGTTGACGAAGTCGTTGGCCGGCTTGACCAGCGTGAATTTCACCGTGTTCGCGTCCACGGCGGTGACGCCGGAGATGTCGTGGCCGGTGATGTAGGTCTTGATGTCCGCGATGGTGGGCTTCACCTTGGCGAAGCCGTCGCAGTACTCCTTGAAGCCCGCGATCACGCCCGCGTAGTAGCCCAGCGCGCCGACCGCGTTCGGCGTCGGGTTGCAGAGCCGCTTCATGCCCAGCACCTCGTCCTGCGCGGTGATCGCGCGGGCGGGCGTGGTGTTCCACATCGCGTCGGGACGCAGGTGGATCGTGTAGGTCAGACCGTCGGCGCTGATGCCGCCGTTCGCCTGGGTCGGCAGCTCGGTGGCGAGGTCGGCGACCAGGGTGTTCGCCTTGGTCGAGTCCGTCGACGCGGGATAGGTGAACAGCTGCCGGGAGTACGCACGCTCGATGGTGTACGTCGCGGCGTAGTACGCGCTGGCGGTGTCGAGGTGGTCGACATCGCCGCTGCCGACCAGCTTCAGCGTTCCGCCCTTGGCGGGCGTGCCGCCCGCGTTGACGTTCGCTGCGTTGGCGTCAGCTGCGCCGCTCTGCTTCGGGCCGGGATTGTTGCTGCTTGACGTACATCCGGCGGCGGCGAGCGCGAGGCCGACGATGACGGCTCCGGCAGCCAGACTGCGGGACTTGCGGGCCATGTGGTGCGCCTCCTGCGATCGAGGACAGATGTCGATGCACAAGTGGCGCCGTGGGGGCGGTCGAACAGGGCGGCCTCCGGGCAGACGGATGCCTGCCCCATGGCCGGAGCCTCCGCTCTGGGTCCACGACGTCGCGGTGTCTCCTGTGAGGCACCGTCAGTAATCTCCTGGCCGACGTGGGTTCTGTCCACAGCGCGGAAGCCATCGCAATCATGGTGTTATCTGATCGATTGCATATGACACCCCTTCAGGTGCGGACACGCTCCAGTGTGGTGGGGGCCTCGTCGTCCATCTCGAAGGCCAACGGGAACGGGGCGCGCCCCGCCAACCGGAACAGCCGGACGATGCGGTGTCGCCTCACGGCGCGCGCCGCGCGCACGGAGTCGTTGTGGAAGCGCCGCGCCATCGGCACCCGGCGGACCGCCTCCCCCAGATCCGCGAGGGCCTCCGGCCCACCGGGCAGCGCGACCAGTTCGTCCACCTGCTCCTGCTCGGCGAAGACGGCGCGCAGCGCCTGCGAGAGGTCGCTCTCGGCCACCTCCCGCGCCTCGGGCGACGCGGTCCTGGCGGCGTGGGACGCCTGGTACAGCACGATCGACGACGCCGGGTCCAGCAGCGTGGACGTCGCCAACTCCTGCGCGCCGGAGGCGCGCCGCAGCAGCTGCGCGTCGAGCGCGGCCCGCGCGGCGTCGATCCGCGCGTGCAGCCGGTCGAGCCGGCCCGCGGTCCAACTCAGGTACAGCCCGACGGCGACGACGGCGAGGACGATCCAGATCCAGGTGCTCACGAGTGGTGACCCTATCCACCCCGTACGGGGCTCGAAGTGAGGCGCGATTCAGTTGCACCCCCAGGGGCGCGTTCTGCCGGCGAGGAACCAGGCAGTACCCCAGGGGCGCGAGGAACTGCGCGAGAAACCACCCGGGGCGGACGGCCCTGCTGGATGCGGACCCACCGCACGCGGGTGGCTTGTCGCGCAGTTCCTCGCGCCCCTGGGGTGCAACTGACCCTTTGTCGGGAGGCTAGTCGCGGGCGAGGCCGAGGCGGGTGCGCCAGGTGGAGGAGGGCTCGAGGTCGGTGACCGCGGCCGCGCCCTGGGTGACGGTTTCGTAGACGGCCAGGATGTCCGCGCCCACCGTGGACCAGTCGAAACGGCGGACGTGACGCGAGCCCGTGTCGCTCAGCGCCTCGCGCCGCTTCGGGTCGCCCAACAGCCGCAGGGTGACCTCCGCCAGCGCGGACGCGTCCTCCACCGGGAAGAGCTCGCCGCTCGAACCGCCGTCCAGCACCTGCCGGAAGGCGTCCAGATCGCTGGCGACCACCGGCGCGCCCGCCGACAGCGCCTCGACCAGGATGATGCCGAAGCTCTCGCCGCCGGTGTTCGGCGCCACGTACAGCGTGACGCTCCGCAGCAGACGTGCCTTCTCCTCGTCGGAGACCATGCCGAGGAAGGTGATCCGGTCCCTGACCGCCTGCGGCAGGTCCTTGACCGCCTCCTCCTCGTCGCCCTTGCCGGCGACCAGCAGCCGGACCGCCGGGCGCTCCGCCAGGATCGCCGGGAGAGCCTCCAGCAGGGTCGGCAGACCCTTCCTCGGCTCGTTGATCCGGCCGACGAAGCCGATCGTCTCCCCCTGCCACTCGGGGCGGGGCT
This genomic interval from Streptacidiphilus rugosus AM-16 contains the following:
- the yajC gene encoding preprotein translocase subunit YajC, with amino-acid sequence MGANPLLFIVVILGGFMLLTMRSNKKRQQQAQEMRNRLEPGAGVRTIGGMYALVKDVTDEAVELEVAPGVYALYTKQAIAQVLDPVEYNRIVHGDEPETDEAEGSEDDEATAVVVDSDKTTVEDTPVAFEKTADEAEKTEATVGGDKDASAK
- the ruvB gene encoding Holliday junction branch migration DNA helicase RuvB, with amino-acid sequence MYDDAAGDRLVTAAADGEDRAVEAALRPRELDEFIGQERVREQLSLVLQAARHRASTPDHVLLSGPPGLGKTTLSMIIAAEMNAPIRITSGPAIQHAGDLAAILSSLTEGEVLFLDEIHRMSRPAEEMLYMAMEDFRVDVIVGKGPGATAIPLELPPFTLVGATTRAGLLPPPLRDRFGFTGHMEFYAPEELERVIHRSARLLDVEIDPKGAAEISRRSRGTPRIANRLLRRVRDYAQVRHDGLITEEIAGAALAVYEVDAKGLDRLDRAVLHALLKLFGGGPVGLSTLAVAVGEEAETVEEVAEPFLVREGLLARTPRGRIATAAAWQHLGLTPPQQAAGAVPAQTELFGASGE
- the ruvA gene encoding Holliday junction branch migration protein RuvA — translated: MIAFVSGPVAALTPSSAVIEVGGVGMLVHCAPGTLAGLRLGQEARVATSLVVREDSLTLYGFADDDERHTFELLQTASGIGPKVAQAMLAVHSPEALRVAVARGDAKALTAVPGIGPKGAQKLLIELKDRLGAPTGAVPSQPQAPLAVGPAPWQDQLHAALVGLGFAPREADEAVVAVTPEAEAAEKPNVSTLLRSALQTRNRTR
- the ruvC gene encoding crossover junction endodeoxyribonuclease RuvC produces the protein MRVLGVDPGLTRCGVGVVDGAPGRVLTMVACGVVRTPAELDVPLRLHAIEEGLEGWFDAHRPDLVAIERVFAQHNVRTVMGTAQASAVAMLCATRRGIPVTLHTPSEVKAAVSGSGRAEKAQVGAMVTRILRLDAPPKPADAADALALAICHIWRGTANNRIAAAVAAQNRTGRS
- a CDS encoding YebC/PmpR family DNA-binding transcriptional regulator, which translates into the protein MSGHSKWATTKHKKAVIDAKRGKLFAKMIKNIEVAARTGGGDPAGNPTLYDAIQKAKKSSVPIDNINRAVKRGSGAEAGGADYATIMYEGYGPNGVAVLIECLTDNRNRAASDVRVAMTRNGGSMADPGSVSYMFSRKGVIVVPKAEKVDEDRVMEVTLEAGAEDVTDIGDAFEVQTEASDMVAVRTALVDAGIDYDSAEANFVPSVQVQLDADGARKIFKLIDALEDSDDVQNVFANFDLTPEVEAELDAE
- the pdxT gene encoding pyridoxal 5'-phosphate synthase glutaminase subunit PdxT; this encodes MSSSTPVVGVLALQGDVREHLVALAEADALARPVRRPEELAEVDALVIPGGESTTMSKLALLFGVMEPLRARVAAGMPVYGTCAGMIMLADKILDGRDDQETVGGIDMVVRRNAFGRQNESFEQGVDFAGLSESGGPVHGVFIRAPWVESVGEGVEVLAALYKGTDAEHVVAVRQGNLLATSFHPELTGDHRVHAYFVDMVRAAGSHSE
- the pdxS gene encoding pyridoxal 5'-phosphate synthase lyase subunit PdxS — encoded protein: MSTNTPFTSDQPAVGTARVKRGMAEQLKGGVIMDVVNAEQAKIAEDAGAVAVMALERVPADIRKDGGVARMSDPNMIEEIIGAVSIPVMAKSRIGHFVEAQVLQALGVDYIDESEVLTPADEVNHSDKFAFTTPFVCGATNLGEALRRIAEGAAMIRSKGEAGTGNVVEAVRHLRQIKGEIAKLRGCDNNELYAAAKELRAPYELVAEVAELGKLPVVLFSAGGVATPADAALMRQLGAEGVFVGSGIFKSGDPAKRAAAIVKATTFYDDPKIIADASRNLGEAMVGINCDTLPETERYANRGW